A single genomic interval of Centropristis striata isolate RG_2023a ecotype Rhode Island chromosome 8, C.striata_1.0, whole genome shotgun sequence harbors:
- the shc1 gene encoding SHC-transforming protein 1 isoform X3: MNRLGGASRRARVEGGQLGGDEWTRHGSFVNKPTRGWLHSDSVVSTAGVSYSVRYMGCVEVLQSMRALDFNTRTQVTREAISVVCEAVPGAKGAQRRRKPSSRCMTSILGKSNLQFAGMTISLTISTSSLNLLAADCKQIIANHHMQSISFASGGDPDTAEYVAYVAKDPVNQRACHILECSEGLAQEVISTIGQAFELRFKQYLKNPPKLVTPHDRMAPFDGSAWEEEDDEAAPPPDVPYYNNFPGKQPPPGGLIDMRTRPGATLPYGQPGQNDIHKQPLPPLPVGAKEGGRELFDDPSYVNVDKPRPPVAANGNAHRDAFDMKPFDDALGVSGTAAPPLVQQLQCEAWFHGSLSRREAERLLTRDGDFLVRESGTTPGQYVLTGQQGGQPKHLLLVDPEGVVRTKDHRFESVSHLISYHMDNRLPIVSAGSEVCLQQPVEHRA, translated from the exons ATGAACCGGCTGGGAGGGGCGTCCAGGAGGGCACGGGTGGAAGGAGGGCAGCTGGGAGGAGATGAGTGGACGCGCCATGGCTCCTTTGTCAACAAGCCCACCCGCGGCTGGCTGCACTCCGACAGTGTGGTCAGCACCGCCGGTGTTTCCTACAGCGTACGG TACATGGGTTGCGTGGAGGTGCTACAGTCAATGCGAGCGCTGGACTTCAACACCAGAACTCAGGTCACCAG GGAGGCAATCTCTGTGGTTTGCGAGGCCGTGCCCGGAGCCAAAGGAGCCCAGCGCAGGAGAAAG CCTTCCTCTCGCTGTATGACGTCCATCCTGGGGAAAAGTAACCTGCAGTTTGCCGGCATGACAATCAGCCTCACCATCTCGACCAGCAGCCTCAACCTGCTGGCCGCAGACTGCAAACAG ATAATCGCCAATCATCACATGCAGTCCATCTCCTTCGCCTCTGGAGGAGACCCA GATACGGCTGAGTACGTAGCATATGTGGCCAAAGACCCAGTCAACCAGAGAG CGTGTCATATCCTGGAGTGTTCAGAGGGTTTAGCCCAGGAAGTCATCAGCACCATCGGGCAGGCGTTTGAACTGCGTTTCAAACAGTACCTAAAGAACCCCCCCAAACTGGTCACACCTCATGACAg AATGGCTCCGTTTGACGGCTCTGCATGGGAGGAAGAAGATGATGAGGCTGCTCCACCTCCCGACGTCCCTTACTATAATAATTTCCCTGGAAAACAGCCTCCCCCTGGTGGACTGATTGACATGAGGACCCGCCCAGGTGCCACGCTG CCTTATGGACAGCCAGGCCAGAATGACATTCACAAGCAGCCTCTGCCGCCTCTACCAG TGGGTGCCAAAGAAGGGGGACGGGAGCTGTTTGATGATCCTTCATACGTCAATGTGGATAAACCCCGCCCCCCAGTTGCAGCTAATGGAAATGCTCACAGAGATGCTTTTGACATGA agCCTTTTGACGATGCCCTGGGAGTCTCCGGGACAGCAGCGCCCCCTCTGGTGCAGCAGTTGCAGTGCGAAGCCTGGTTCCACGGGAGCTTAAGTCGCAGGGAAGCAGAGAGGCTGCTGACCCGGGACGGAGACTTCCTGGTGCGAGAGTCTGGGACCACGCCTGGACAGTACGTCCTCACGGGACAGCAGGGGGGGCAGCCCAAACACCTGCTACTAGTCGACCCAGAAGGAGTG GTCCGTACAAAAGATCATCGGTTTGAAAGTGTGAGTCACCTGATCAGTTACCACATGGACAACAGACTCCCCATCGTCTCGGCTGGTAGCGAAGTGTGTCTGCAACAGCCAGTAGAGCACAGGGCCTGA
- the lenep gene encoding lens epithelial cell protein LEP503 produces the protein MHPQRPLPQAMPSSSLGQHLRDMAMGLGRGKNFLGGNFAYGVIQSVKECLYFLLCCWCIKEILD, from the coding sequence ATGCATCCCCAGCGTCCTCTTCCCCAGGCCATGCCCTCCTCTTCTCTGGGACAGCACCTGAGGGACATGGCCATGGGTCTGGGAAGAGGCAAGAACTTCCTTGGAGGAAACTTTGCCTACGGTGTTATCCAGTCCGTTAAGGAGTGCCTGTATTTCCTCCTGTGTTGCTGGTGCATCAAAGAGATCCTGGACTGA